The proteins below come from a single Eremothecium sinecaudum strain ATCC 58844 chromosome II, complete sequence genomic window:
- a CDS encoding HBR153Cp (Syntenic homolog of Ashbya gossypii ACR116W; Syntenic homolog of Saccharomyces cerevisiae YPL139C (UME1), YOR229W (WTM2) and YOR230W (WTM1); Tandem gene duplication in Saccharomyces cerevisiae) yields the protein MNEQFKVWKKTIPSLYQYITSFKPRYALDAEDLCTLNKCFVFTHKIVPQKDKGVLEASALIAMGSRIFQIDCILPLGLHVEEPESSSEPVLPDPQFGESPIPHDSLQPVWIFPGKNISSVQFMDGPHFRAVAMCTDGSLGWFKEGSENPLYVLDGKGPANSGSSTNGQSAKTENSKYIANEFAVSQDGSVIVRVQSVSSGNDVHCTLQVVDNSENISKVKHSTTLQNICVTNVKFHNKYLFGMCCSDNKLGFWDVRTAGKAIWWLNEDKEDGSLTCFETSPILDMLFLTGTDSGSIKLWDFRSVVAGSKGEPATELLRLYHQDNDPVVDIKFALNSPTTFVTIGKSGNIYHWDIEYMLQQISEEDSEEELPTLEDIQQQCLTFLHTGGGRRSLGTNVKRNTVAWHRDFSDVIGCIDSDGLVTIYKPYFGRPEESAVEDDDVGINNK from the coding sequence ATGAACGAACAGTTCAAAGTGTGGAAGAAGACCATTCCCTCGTTGTATCAATATATTACATCGTTTAAGCCAAGGTACGCTTTGGACGCTGAAGATTTGTGTACGCTGAATAAATGTTTTGTGTTTACTCATAAAATAGTTCCTCAGAAAGATAAGGGGGTACTGGAAGCGTCTGCATTAATAGCGATGGGCAGTAGGATATTTCAAATTGACTGCATTTTGCCCCTTGGTCTTCATGTGGAGGAACCTGAGTCTTCTAGTGAACCAGTTTTGCCGGACCCTCAATTTGGTGAAAGCCCAATTCCGCATGATTCTCTACAGCCTGTGTGGATATTCCCCGGCAAGAATATTTCCAGTGTGCAATTCATGGATGGACCGCATTTCAGAGCGGTAGCTATGTGTACAGACGGCTCCTTAGGTTGGTTCAAAGAGGGATCTGAAAATCCCCTATATGTGCTAGACGGAAAGGGACCAGCAAACTCTGGTAGTAGCACTAATGGTCAAAGTGCGAAGACCGAGAACAGTAAGTATATTGCGAACGAATTTGCAGTGTCTCAAGACGGTTCTGTTATTGTTAGGGTCCAAAGTGTGTCAAGTGGGAATGATGTGCACTGTACGCTACAAGTAGTTGATAATTCGGAAAACATTAGCAAGGTTAAGCATTCCACTACTCTTCAGAATATTTGCGTTACAAATGTGAAGTTTCACAACAAGTACTTATTTGGAATGTGCTGTAGTGACAACAAATTGGGATTCTGGGACGTCCGAACAGCAGGGAAGGCCATCTGGTGGTTGAACGAAGATAAGGAAGATGGCAGCCTAACGTGTTTTGAAACTTCACCTATACTAGATATGTTGTTCCTAACAGGTACTGATAGCGGCTCCATCAAATTATGGGATTTTAGGTCCGTAGTGGCGGGCTCCAAAGGTGAGCCAGCTACTGAACTACTTAGACTTTATCATCAAGACAACGATCCTGTCGTCGATATCAAGTTTGCGCTAAATTCCCCAACCACCTTCGTTACTATAGGTAAATCCGGTAATATTTACCACTGGGATATAGAATATATGCTACAACAAATATCAGAGGAGGATTCTGAGGAAGAATTGCCAACATTAGAGGACATCCAACAACAATGTTTGACATTCTTACACACTGGAGGAGGTAGGAGGTCCCTAGGTACCAATGTAAAGAGAAATACGGTAGCTTGGCACAGGGACTTCAGCGATGTAATTGGTTGTATCGATTCAGACGGTCTAGTTACAATCTATAAACCGTATTTTGGGAGGCCAGAAGAGAGTGCtgttgaagatgatgatgttgGTATAAATAACAAATAG
- the SPP1 gene encoding Spp1p (Syntenic homolog of Ashbya gossypii ACR115W; Syntenic homolog of Saccharomyces cerevisiae YPL138C (SPP1)) — protein MSLPSWCPQYNPTKYDPVTGQEVYCICKKPDNGELMALCDGCEDWFHFSCVKLPELYKNLVFSFYCPYCQDGITYNAQPGDPLPKTIWKRKCRLIECYKECAANSKYCSSEHGELYMTNMIKKMGGMHESVTGILKQMLKTENFESLGAKELPPADRQQDPELYDKLYGFDVRLKELEEQINELNEHKRPVIRARIDELNNYIAWLDDVNKNLFHEDYESGDEMASTKKKSKASKCKRKAKKKSICGYKQNHQIPTSAEEFASAYVEDESTAYSVCCKLRCIKHQDWANILLRSWNFELESIDNSEQRTQLLINVRKEQLAIQFHEALINKNNINAQ, from the coding sequence ATGAGCCTACCGTCGTGGTGTCCTCAATATAATCCAACTAAGTATGATCCAGTGACTGGTCAGGAGGTTTATTGTATCTGTAAGAAACCTGATAATGGCGAATTAATGGCCCTATGTGATGGATGTGAGGATTGGTTTCATTTCTCCTGTGTCAAACTACCTGAACTCTACAAAAATTTAGTATTCTCATTCTATTGCCCCTACTGTCAGGATGGTATCACGTATAATGCTCAACCTGGGGATCCTTTACCTAAAACTATTTGGAAGCGGAAATGCAGGCTTATTGAATGTTACAAGGAATGCGCTGCAAATAGTAAATACTGCTCTAGTGAACATGGAGAACTATATATGACAAATATGATTAAAAAGATGGGTGGTATGCACGAAAGTGTTACTGGGATCCTGAAACAGATGCTTAAAACCGAAAACTTTGAAAGCCTTGGTGCTAAGGAGCTTCCGCCAGCAGATAGGCAGCAAGATCCCGAACTATATGACAAGCTTTATGGATTTGATGTTCGCCTTAAGGAGCTTGAAGAACAAATTAATGAGCTCAATGAGCATAAACGTCCTGTTATTCGGGCAAGAATAGATGAATTGAACAATTACATTGCATGGCTTGACGACGTTAACAAAAACCTTTTCCACGAGGACTACGAAAGTGGGGATGAAATGGCATCTACCAAAAAGAAATCCAAAGCCAGCAAATGCAAGCGTAAGGCTAAGAAGAAATCCATCTGCGGCTACAAGCAAAATCATCAGATACCGACGTCTGCTGAAGAATTTGCGTCTGCATATGTAGAAGACGAAAGCACAGCCTATTCTGTATGCTGCAAACTTCGCTGTATTAAGCATCAAGACTGGGCAAATATTCTACTGAGATCCTGGAATTTTGAGCTAGAATCCATTGACAACTCCGAGCAAAGAACTCAACTATTAATCAATGTGCGAAAAGAACAATTGGCTATTCAGTTTCATGAAGCTCTAATCAACaaaaataatattaatGCACAGTGA
- the MCP1 gene encoding Mcp1p (Syntenic homolog of Ashbya gossypii ACR114C; Syntenic homolog of Saccharomyces cerevisiae YOR228C) — protein MELTELDPIPTNEVNLDDSFHSNDEDKSWLPNWFNINHIRKGLLWVQRNSIWPLLFGYAPLHLMNTLVVPLIEPTYAPNDVLTMVRELLPSYSHEVLTYTIGAHVISGVTLSAINLIRSRHKKGRKFIKRIEKEDISHRKFGLIGGLSGYFVGLYKKSPISPQTASGYLLLPFLLYHVRLMKHVPEAVGVDIDFDFVKWFLFNNTESAWTRWFLGILPLTGLIASGTYHMIGGLVQFCRLRSLNTRRIIFNLIIGLNVAGIISLWRLSSVKPMSSHYNKIIQSLFTR, from the coding sequence ATGGAACTTACCGAACTTGACCCAATACCTACCAATGAGGTAAATCTAGATGATTCCTTTCATAGCaatgatgaagataaaaGTTGGTTACCAAACTGGTTCAATATCAATCATATCCGGAAGGGATTGCTTTGGGTACAACGGAATTCCATATGGCCTTTACTATTTGGCTATGCTCCGTTGCACCTAATGAACACTCTAGTTGTTCCATTAATTGAGCCGACTTACGCTCCCAATGACGTGCTTACTATGGTAAGGGAATTGTTGCCATCCTATTCACATGAAGTACTTACTTATACTATTGGCGCACACGTTATTTCTGGAGTTACTCTATCTGCTATAAACCTGATTAGAAGTCGTCACAAGAAAGGACGGAAGTTTATTAAACGAATTGAGAAGGAGGATATTTCTCATCGCAAGTTTGGATTAATTGGTGGACTATCGGGTTATTTTGTGGGATTATATAAAAAATCTCCTATAAGTCCTCAAACGGCCTCTGGttatttgctactaccaTTTCTACTATACCATGTTCGCCTAATGAAACATGTTCCAGAAGCTGTTGGTGTTGATATTGACTTTGACTTTGTAAAATGGTTTTTATTTAATAACACTGAGAGTGCTTGGACAAGATGGTTTCTAGGCATTTTACCGTTGACCGGTTTAATTGCATCAGGAACTTATCATATGATTGGTGGGCTGGTTCAGTTCTGTAGGTTGCGTTCTTTGAATACAAGAAGAATAATATTTAACTTGATCATCGGATTGAATGTAGCTGGAATAATCAGTTTATGGAGATTGAGTTCTGTAAAACCTATGAGTTCGCACtataataaaataatacAGTCTCTATTCACAAGATGA
- a CDS encoding HBR156Cp (Syntenic homolog of Ashbya gossypii ACR113W; Syntenic homolog of Saccharomyces cerevisiae YOR227W (HER1) and YPL137C (GIP3)), whose protein sequence is MPGSSLDVDVDIDWLYKGKKRSRLRGVNRASSTNAQSDSEVPGGDRVRVRAVSVSTADLSREAPAMTREGAMGNEVKLKSALQTQTSVVNRQGGGSSSLLRRSNSVGEKPWKSLIGNLFGRRSSSSGETKSGSQRGRIQEASAHCNTDDEAAVEMYPEEQVNDRDGVMAVEYKHGFRRATAGVIPVQQISRAKLKRVMFAVDRLGADPPQQIPSRKPVRGNVLVPEDMVSDVPLISQGITTTQGEGGSNISRVTQDSREYKVALENYKKALKESRKHEQEAHYAALRIAKEVANFKIKHPHISGGTHCDTEVYPETSGTEIDERMRRLEIDNDIHVNERYFGEYSNSSGTSESTSGMSLELIYTVCCHLREILPIPSTLKQLKNKSAPLRTLKFLNPRPTLIDLLSFCDFVAVVPIHNVVFDNVNLTADMFKIVISSVANSNAMERLSLRNVTIAQEGWILLCKFLLENSSLVKLDISQTKIKQDCDPSLRRSSMDWRLFAYALRGHSVTPLEELQLNGIHFTDVNLIRDVLDAFTANHTVMKRLGIAQSDLSKDVLREVLNWASINHVQGVDLSYNNLQGSVQVMVDRLTALDFSYLNYFTLNSTSINSVTDVSLILRNLSTLPNLYFLDLSNMPTIFPEVFPYLNKYLPRFPNLKRLHLDRNELSSSNISVLCQILPKCKELLHVSLLQQPRESYVMSSCAALYDFVTNSSKITTLEVEYEFMSQEISSRIAVCLIRNAQKSIDEDFELDELTSQDDLLFDGELITETVGGVLSKLDDSSASLDSDSSRRYLLKKYWEKVNKVHDNVQRTISGMFEKRNENKLTLQGKENLLRLLLVDDTLTKILDILSKNPRVVSLIGNQSEDSCNQLKHIKSSSLLLPMAEQNYNDLDNSNSPITKPHLMATDSGRTIDLMTGKPVPFRTSSQTSIIRKKQEEEEGEFHKWGLFVEKRWSAIEEPTGSSAGSSPAVVKQSPSSHPYESTLVFSKIPSGAELKEAIIKAKGINSIEDLIDNVNHNRVKLDNIYGVPYSPTLSSTGPPSAGYSIASSNQFRGVGNVSPSSAVATSSDSADNDEEFESKVDETYDKLLNKMSEVRSNK, encoded by the coding sequence ATGCCCGGTTCTTCATTAGATGTTGATGTAGACATTGATTGGTTATATAAAGGCAAAAAACGCAGCAGATTACGTGGAGTCAATCGtgcttcttcaacaaaTGCCCAATCTGATTCAGAAGTTCCTGGAGGTGATCGTGTAAGAGTTCGTGCGGTGTCCGTGTCAACCGCAGATTTAAGTAGGGAAGCTCCTGCTATGACTAGAGAAGGGGCTATGGGAAATGAAGTTAAACTGAAATCAGCCTTGCAGACGCAGACATCAGTGGTTAATAGACAGGGGGGGGGTAGCAGTTCCTTACTTCGACGAAGTAACTCTGTGGGAGAGAAACCATGGAAGTCGCTCATCGGGAATTTATTTGGGAGGAGGTCATCATCTTCGGGAGAGACAAAGTCAGGTAGCCAGCGTGGACGTATACAGGAAGCTTCAGCGCATTGTAATACTGACGACGAAGCTGCAGTAGAAATGTACCCGGAGGAACAGGTTAACGATCGGGATGGTGTAATGGCAGTTGAGTACAAGCATGGTTTTAGAAGGGCAACGGCTGGAGTAATCCCTGTTCAGCAAATTTCCCGAGCGAAGCTTAAAAGGGTTATGTTTGCAGTTGACAGGCTTGGAGCAGATCCACCTCAACAGATCCCATCGCGGAAACCTGTACGGGGGAATGTATTGGTACCTGAGGATATGGTTAGTGATGTACCGCTAATATCGCAAGGTATAACGACTACACAAGGAGAGGGTGGATCAAATATTTCTCGCGTTACACAAGATTCCAGGGAATACAAAGTTGCCCTAGAAAATTATAAGAAAGCTCTTAAAGAGTCACGAAAACATGAGCAGGAAGCTCATTATGCCGCGCTAAGGATAGCCAAAGAAGTAGCTaattttaaaattaaaCATCCCCACATTTCTGGAGGAACTCATTGTGATACGGAAGTGTATCCTGAGACATCCGGTACCGAAATAGATGAAAGGATGAGAAGGCTAGAAATAGATAATGATATTCATGTTAATGAGCGATATTTTGGTGAATACTCGAACAGTAGTGGGACATCTGAAAGTACTTCTGGAATGAGCTTAGAACTTATTTATACCGTTTGCTGCCATTTACGAGAAATTCTACCGATACCGTCAACATTAAAGCAGTTAAAGAACAAGTCGGCTCCTTTACGAACGTTAAAATTCCTGAATCCCAGACCAACACTAATTGATTTACTTTCATTCTGTGACTTTGTTGCTGTGGTTCCGATTCACAATGTGGTCTTCGATAATGTTAATCTGACTGCTGATATGTTTAAAATTGTAATATCTTCTGTGGCGAATTCGAACGCAATGGAGAGACTCTCTTTGAGAAATGTTACGATTGCACAAGAAGGATGGATATTGCTGTGTAAGTTTCTGCTGGAGAACAGTTCTCTTGTGAAATTGGACATCTCCCAAACCAAAATAAAGCAGGATTGTGACCCATCCTTAAGAAGATCCTCGATGGATTGGCGATTGTTTGCATATGCATTGCGGGGTCACAGTGTAACTCCATTGGAAGAACTTCAACTAAATGGTATCCATTTCACTGACGTTAATTTGATCAGAGACGTATTGGATGCATTTACAGCAAACCACACAGTAATGAAAAGACTTGGAATTGCACAATCGGACTTATCAAAGGACGTGCTAAGGGAAGTATTAAACTGGGCCTCAATAAACCATGTACAGGGGGTTGACTTATCATACAACAATTTGCAAGGATCAGTCCAGGTTATGGTTGACCGGTTAACGGCTTTGGACTTCAGCTATCTCAATTACTTCACCTTGAATAGCACTTCTATAAATTCTGTCACTGATGTTAGTTTGATACTAAGAAACTTATCGACATTACCAAATTTGTATTTTTTGGATTTAAGCAATATGCCAACAATATTCCCAGAGGTTTTCCCATATTTGAACAAATATTTACCCAGGTTTCCAAATTTAAAAAGATTACACTTAGATCGTAACGAATTGTCGTCGAGCAATATTTCTGTGCTATGCCAAATTCTCCCAAAATGTAAGGAATTGTTGCATGTATCCCTATTACAACAGCCAAGAGAATCCTATGTCATGAGCTCATGCGCAGCTTTGTATGATTTTGTTACAAACTCAAGCAAGATTACTACTTTAGAAGTGGAATATGAATTCATGTCACAGGAGATCAGCTCTAGAATAGCTGTTTGCTTGATTAGAAATGCCCAGAAATCGATAGATGAAGATTTCGAATTGGACGAATTAACTTCCCAAGATGACCTATTATTCGATGGGGAGTTGATCACAGAGACTGTCGGAGGAGTTTTGTCTAAATTGGATGATTCTTCAGCTAGCTTAGATAGCGATTCATCACGGAGATATTTGTTAAAGAAATACTGGGAGAAAGTAAACAAAGTCCACGATAACGTCCAGCGGACCATATCTGGTATGTTTGAGAAACGTAACGAAAATAAGCTAACATTGCAAGGGAAGGAAAACCTCTTACGCTTATTACTCGTTGATGATACGCTAACGAAAATATTAGATATCCTCTCTAAAAATCCACGTGTGGTCAGTCTAATAGGCAACCAGAGTGAGGACTCTTGTAATCAGCTAAAGCACATTAAATCTTCCTCTTTGTTATTACCTATGGCGGAGCAAAATTATAATGATCTCGATAATAGTAATTCGCCAATTACAAAACCCCACTTAATGGCCACTGATTCTGGCAGAACAATTGATTTGATGACGGGTAAGCCAGTTCCATTCCGAACCTCATCTCAAACTTCTATCATTCGTAAGAAAcaggaagaagaagaaggtgaGTTTCATAAATGGGGTTTATTTGTTGAAAAAAGATGGAGCGCTATTGAAGAACCAACGGGTTCTTCTGCTGGATCATCCCCTGCAGTTGTTAAACAATCGCCTAGCTCACACCCTTATGAGTCCACATTGGTTTTCTCTAAAATACCGTCTGGAGCGGAATTGAAGGAAGCTATCATTAAGGCCAAAGGTATCAATTCTATAGAGGACTTAATTGATAACGTTAACCACAATCGAGTTAAACTTGACAATATATACGGCGTCCCTTATAGCCCAACGTTATCATCTACAGGCCCTCCATCTGCGGGGTATTCGATCGCATCGTCCAACCAGTTTAGGGGTGTCGGCAATGTTAGCCCATCCAGTGCTGTTGCTACGTCCTCAGATAGTGCTGATAATGATGAGGAATTCGAATCGAAAGTCGATGAGACTTACGACAAACTTCTAAATAAGATGAGCGAGGTGCGTTCTAATAAGTGA
- a CDS encoding DUF4112 domain-containing protein (Syntenic homolog of Ashbya gossypii AEL101C; Non-syntenic homolog of Saccharomyces cerevisiae YLR326W), which yields MSLVTIPVKYLAKHFLKGYRIEMEDPYFEKAEYVKKSFLTGSTKLVSRRVRKPIAEFLPVKDKTILSRVKKQAYWSDMVFNVCGVRFGWNGVIGMIPVIGGFITIFFSLSLLQQACGISGGLPLSLKIQFILNIVFDFLMGMVPIVGDFVSIAYKANSRNILLLEKYLVEKYETRKTN from the coding sequence ATGAGTTTGGTCACTATACCGGTGAAATACTTGGCGAAACACTTTCTCAAAGGGTATAGGATCGAAATGGAGGATCCTTACTTTGAGAAGGCGGAATATGTCAAGAAATCATTTCTCACTGGTTCTACAAAGTTGGTTAGCCGCAGAGTAAGAAAGCCTATAGCGGAATTTTTACCAGTTAAAGATAAAACTATCCTTAGTAGGGTCAAAAAGCAGGCATATTGGTCTGATATGGTGTTTAATGTTTGCGGCGTACGGTTTGGATGGAATGGAGTTATTGGGATGATTCCCGTTATTGGTGGCTTTATTAcaattttcttttctttgAGCTTGTTACAGCAGGCATGTGGCATAAGCGGTGGCTTACCTTTAAGTTTAAAAATTCAGTTCATTCTGAACATCGTCTTTGACTTCTTGATGGGAATGGTGCCAATTGTGGGTGATTTTGTATCCATCGCTTACAAGGCTAATTCCCGGAATATTTTGTTACTGGAGAAATACCTTGTGGAAAAGTACGAGACAAGGAAGACCAATTAA
- the RPT2 gene encoding proteasome regulatory particle base subunit RPT2 (Syntenic homolog of Ashbya gossypii AEL011W; Syntenic homolog of Saccharomyces cerevisiae YDL007W (RPT2)), whose protein sequence is MGQGASSYGKGQRNKKDKKQNPKYEPPVQSKIGRKKRRGPATAEKLPNIYPSTRCKLKLLRMERIKDHLLLEEEFVTNSEILKPFEMKQEEERKQLEEIRGTPLSIGTLEEIIDDDHAIVTSPTTPDFYVSILSFVDKELLEPGCAVLLHHKTMSIVGVLQDDTDPMVSVMKIDKSPTESYNDIGGLEAQIQEIKEAVELPLTHPELYEEMGIKPPKGVILYGAPGTGKTLLAKAVANQTSATFLRIVGSELIQKYLGDGPRLCRQIFKVAAENAPSIVFIDEIDAIGTKRYDSNSGGEREIQRTMLELLNQLDGFDDRGDVKVIMATNKIESLDPALIRPGRIDRKILFENPDIATKRKILGIHTSKMNLSSDVDLENLVTSKDDLSGADIKAMCTEAGLLALRERRMQVTVEDFNQAKERVMKNKVEENLEGLYL, encoded by the coding sequence ATGGGTCAAGGTGCTTCGAGTTATGGAAAGGGTCAAAGAAACAAGAAAGATAAGAAACAAAACCCAAAATATGAGCCGCCAGTTCAATCTAAGATCGggaggaagaagagaagaGGCCCAGCAACAGCAGAGAAGCTGCCCAATATCTATCCTAGTACTAGATGTAAGTTAAAATTGCTAAGAATGGAAAGGATTAAGGATCATTTGTTACTTGAAGAGGAATTTGTCACCAATTCGGAGATCTTAAAACCATTTGAGATGAAGCAAGAGGAGGAAAGAAAACAACTCGAAGAAATTCGTGGTACTCCGCTATCAATTGGGACCCTAGAAGAAattattgatgatgacCACGCTATCGTTACCAGTCCAACAACTCCTGATTTCTACGTTAGCATTCTGTCGTTTGTTGACAAGGAATTGCTGGAACCCGGTTGTGCGGTGCTTCTACATCACAAGACTATGTCGATAGTTGGTGTGCTGCAAGATGACACCGATCCTATGGTTTCTGTAATGAAGATTGATAAATCGCCTACGGAATCATACAATGATATTGGTGGCTTAGAAGCTCAGATCCAAGAAATCAAAGAGGCGGTTGAATTACCATTAACACATCCTGAACTATACGAAGAAATGGGTATAAAACCACCCAAGGGTGTGATCTTATATGGTGCTCCAGGTACTGGTAAAACCCTATTGGCCAAGGCGGTTGCCAATCAAACATCAGCTACATTTTTAAGGATTGTTGGCTCAGAGCTAATCCAGAAATACCTAGGTGACGGTCCAAGGTTATGCAGGCaaatttttaaagttgCGGCTGAAAATGCGCCAAGTATTGTGTTTATTGACGAAATTGATGCCATTGGCACCAAAAGATATGATTCCAACAGTGGTGGTGAAAGAGAAATCCAAAGAACTATGCTAGAACTATTAAACCAGTTAGACGGTTTTGATGATAGAGGAGATGTGAAAGTTATTATGGCTACGAATAAAATCGAAAGTCTTGATCCGGCCCTAATTAGACCGGGTAGAATTGACAGAAAGATTCTGTTTGAGAACCCAGATATTGCAACGAAGAGAAAGATCTTGGGTATTCACACATCAAAGATGAATCTGAGTTCGGACGTCGATCTAGAAAACTTAGTTACATCCAAGGATGATCTATCAGGTGCCGATATTAAAGCAATGTGTACGGAAGCTGGTCTATTAGCGTtaagagaaagaagaatGCAAGTTACCGTAGAGGATTTCAACCAGGCGAAGGAGCGTGTTATGAAGAATAAGGTTGAGGAAAATTTGGAAGGTTTGTACTTGTGA